ACGCCGAAACGTTGCATGGCCGCAGCCGCGAACGGGCCCATCAGACCGTACAGCGCAATATTCACCGAAATCGCCAATGAGATCGTTGCGCGGCTCCAGCCGAATTGATGCTCGAGCGGCACCATCATCACGCTCGGCGTGGCGCGCGTGCCCGCTGCCGCCAGCAGCACCAGAAAGACTACGGCGACAGTCAGCCAGCCATAGTGAAAACGGCCGCCGATCAGTTTCGCTGCCCAGTTCATCGGTTCTCCAATCGACACTTGCCTGGCTGGCCGCGCCGCTCACATCGTTACGACTTCGGTAAAGGACTTGTGACAGCTCTGTCACAATGAGTGTTGCGATGTTAGTTACTGATCGGTAACATGTCAAGGCGTCAGGTTCATTCAGGTAGCCACCCATGTCCGATAGTGAAACCCAAAAGCAGGCCAGTGCACGCCGCACGCGCGGCGCGCAGACGGCGGGGCCGCAGGCCCAACAGCATCTGCTTCGCGCCGCGGACGAATTGTTCTACCGTGAGGGTGTGCGCGCCGTCGGCGTCGATGCGGTGGTCGAACGCGCCGGTGTGAACAAGATGAGCTTGTACCGCCAGTTTTCGTCGAAGGACGATCTGGTCATGGCTTATCTGGAGCGCAAGGACGAGCAGTTCTTCGGCTACGTGGAAAGAAGCTTCGCCAAACATCCGGGCGAGCCGGCGAAACAGCTTCAGCAATATTTCGACGACCTCGCGGTGCGCGCGTCGGTGGACGATTATCGCGGCTGTCCTTTCGTGAACGTATCGGTGGAGTTTCCGGACGCGGCACATCCGGCGCGGCAGTTCGTGTTCCGCAACAAGGCGCGGTTGATGACGCGCCTCACGGAACTCGCCACGGCGGCGGGTGCCGACGATCCGGTAGCGCTCGCCAATGGGCTAGGTTTGATGATCGAAGGCGTGTACGCAGCCAGTCAGACCTACGGGCCAGGATGCGGGCCCATTCTGGCCGCGCCGAAGGTCGCCGCGCAGTTGATCGCCGCCGCATGCGGCACGGCAGCGGCAGCTTCGGATAGCTGAGATTCGCGCTTTGCGATCCTGTTTACGCGAGGCATGAATCGATGCCGAGC
This genomic stretch from Paraburkholderia dioscoreae harbors:
- a CDS encoding TetR/AcrR family transcriptional regulator; amino-acid sequence: MSDSETQKQASARRTRGAQTAGPQAQQHLLRAADELFYREGVRAVGVDAVVERAGVNKMSLYRQFSSKDDLVMAYLERKDEQFFGYVERSFAKHPGEPAKQLQQYFDDLAVRASVDDYRGCPFVNVSVEFPDAAHPARQFVFRNKARLMTRLTELATAAGADDPVALANGLGLMIEGVYAASQTYGPGCGPILAAPKVAAQLIAAACGTAAAASDS